Proteins from one Paenibacillus amylolyticus genomic window:
- a CDS encoding beta-ketoacyl synthase N-terminal-like domain-containing protein: MSIGDIAIIGMDLTLPGCGNMNDAWNNMRDKRISVGKFPTNRHAQIGELVNEDIFMPGSYLEHIDQFDHKYFNIAQKSADFMDPNQRLTLLSATRALNDAGCLEQIRGTQTSVYASVNSTQQYQYQLLLQQRRLKPDLLGMLNSTISSRIQYIYDLRGASIMTDTACSSSLVSIIQASNDLRQGVIDQAIVVSSNLYVKPGYKSDTLVDILATDARTRTFDDRSTGTSIGEGVGSVILKRKEDAERDGDFIYGLIRSYAMNNDGQTMNMSSPNPDAQERLIEQAWAPLQDEMQQLAFIEAHGTGTAIGDTIEFESLSNYFTERVKTKQKIALTACKSNFGHLDVTSGLFSLIKSALSLRNRVVLPHPDFQIPNEEIDFESSSFFIPDRSFPLEEHALAGISSFGMTGTNAHVILQQYSCSVPSKVKELPLNLKSYWFPLDENSFTVQDDLQRLETDEWLIVQFPLHSKRQWEIREHQFNGKHLLVGTSIFEMIAQGLGCTPYTLEHYDINGLHIMNQMAVQDGPLTLLLKLDKKTLKVVVTYTTAGVSKTWLQFELHDKSSMHKPVTRTAIEMDQRIKAGELMEVAVTSQVGGEGGEDIAVSRRWDVVDRLWTNQEHTRAVIKLRPPSEYKMEFSMYSFYPSILDPAFNALNRMAEPEQIVFPWYWSDIRFEQSELVGEEFYSEIELVDRTVDDRGNVILSLNVHLFDGQWNLILSADHYKVKNALNKEESSPYFKQEEMIPVTFTQHSYSSSEAIHFVHESLRSQLQLDSPIAYFKELTEIGEKAMRLQEKDMIKHVYLWDRNYTEVDRIADETYTLGKVLINLNKILHMKKFYYVNSGVLGYTGKKSQYPKMNALNRSIAMGAYALRLEVNSEVIVVDTDHTYSTDVGELTMGRSNILFTGKASSISCV, from the coding sequence TTGAGTATAGGAGATATTGCCATTATCGGTATGGACCTTACGCTTCCAGGGTGTGGGAACATGAATGATGCATGGAATAACATGCGTGACAAGCGAATTTCCGTGGGGAAATTTCCGACTAACAGACATGCACAGATTGGTGAACTGGTTAATGAGGACATATTCATGCCAGGTTCATATCTTGAACATATTGATCAATTTGATCATAAATATTTCAACATCGCACAAAAAAGTGCTGATTTTATGGATCCCAACCAGAGATTGACCCTGTTATCAGCCACCCGGGCGCTGAATGATGCGGGTTGTCTTGAGCAGATCCGCGGTACACAAACCAGTGTATATGCAAGTGTGAACTCTACACAGCAATATCAATATCAATTATTGTTGCAGCAGCGCAGGTTGAAGCCGGATCTGCTTGGGATGTTAAACTCGACCATATCAAGTCGCATCCAATATATCTATGACTTACGCGGTGCTTCCATAATGACGGATACGGCCTGTTCATCCTCACTGGTATCCATTATTCAAGCTTCAAATGATCTAAGACAAGGTGTTATTGATCAGGCTATAGTCGTTAGTTCTAATCTTTATGTTAAGCCGGGGTACAAGTCCGATACATTGGTAGACATTTTGGCAACAGATGCTCGGACACGTACCTTTGATGATCGAAGCACAGGTACATCCATTGGAGAGGGTGTAGGTTCTGTAATTCTCAAACGGAAGGAGGATGCAGAACGGGATGGTGACTTTATCTATGGTCTGATTCGTAGCTACGCCATGAATAACGATGGTCAAACGATGAATATGTCTTCGCCTAACCCGGATGCGCAAGAACGACTGATAGAACAGGCATGGGCTCCCCTTCAGGATGAGATGCAGCAGCTGGCATTTATTGAAGCACACGGTACAGGGACGGCCATCGGAGACACGATCGAATTTGAGAGCTTGAGTAATTACTTTACAGAGCGTGTTAAAACAAAACAGAAAATTGCTCTGACCGCATGTAAGTCCAATTTCGGACATCTGGATGTAACATCAGGATTGTTCTCATTGATTAAGTCGGCCTTATCTTTACGTAACCGCGTAGTGTTACCTCACCCGGATTTTCAGATTCCCAATGAGGAGATTGATTTTGAGTCATCGTCTTTCTTTATTCCGGATCGTTCCTTCCCACTGGAAGAACATGCGCTTGCCGGTATTAGCTCCTTCGGCATGACAGGTACAAATGCTCACGTTATTCTGCAACAATATAGCTGTTCGGTGCCGTCCAAAGTCAAGGAGTTGCCATTGAATTTAAAGAGTTACTGGTTCCCGTTGGATGAAAATTCATTCACCGTACAAGATGATCTTCAGCGCTTGGAAACGGATGAGTGGCTTATCGTGCAGTTTCCTTTACACAGTAAAAGACAATGGGAGATTCGTGAACATCAGTTCAATGGAAAGCATCTGCTTGTGGGTACAAGTATTTTTGAGATGATAGCCCAGGGGTTAGGTTGTACACCATACACTCTTGAGCACTATGACATTAATGGTCTTCACATTATGAATCAGATGGCGGTTCAAGACGGCCCCCTGACGCTTCTACTCAAACTGGATAAGAAAACCTTAAAGGTGGTTGTAACTTATACGACTGCAGGCGTGTCGAAGACTTGGCTACAGTTCGAATTACATGATAAATCTTCAATGCACAAGCCGGTAACAAGAACGGCGATAGAGATGGATCAGAGAATAAAAGCAGGAGAACTTATGGAAGTTGCTGTAACAAGCCAAGTTGGAGGCGAAGGAGGGGAAGATATTGCTGTATCCCGAAGATGGGATGTAGTAGATCGTTTATGGACTAATCAAGAACATACAAGAGCTGTAATTAAGCTGAGACCTCCTTCAGAGTACAAAATGGAATTCTCAATGTATAGCTTCTATCCCTCCATTCTCGATCCTGCCTTCAATGCTCTAAATCGAATGGCTGAACCGGAACAGATTGTGTTTCCTTGGTATTGGAGTGATATCCGTTTCGAGCAGTCTGAACTTGTAGGCGAAGAGTTCTATTCCGAAATAGAATTAGTAGACCGGACTGTGGACGATCGAGGGAATGTCATCCTTTCACTTAATGTTCATTTGTTCGATGGACAGTGGAATCTTATTCTATCTGCTGATCATTATAAAGTAAAAAATGCTCTTAACAAGGAAGAATCGAGTCCGTACTTTAAACAAGAAGAGATGATACCTGTAACGTTTACACAACATTCGTATAGTTCATCCGAAGCAATCCATTTTGTACATGAATCCTTGCGTTCACAGCTTCAACTTGATAGTCCAATAGCCTATTTTAAGGAACTAACAGAAATCGGCGAGAAGGCGATGAGGCTTCAAGAGAAAGATATGATAAAACACGTATATCTGTGGGACCGGAATTATACAGAGGTAGATCGTATTGCGGATGAGACGTATACCCTTGGAAAAGTGCTAATCAATTTAAATAAAATCCTGCATATGAAAAAGTTCTATTACGTAAATTCAGGAGTTTTAGGATACACAGGCAAGAAGAGTCAGTATCCCAAAATGAATGCCTTAAATCGTTCCATAGCCATGGGTGCCTATGCCTTAAGACTGGAAGTGAACAGTGAAGTTATTGTTGTGGATACAGACCATACATACTCAACGGATGTGGGCGAGTTGACTATGGGTCGGAGCAACATATTATTCACCGGGAAGGCAAGTTCTATATCCTGCGTTTGA
- a CDS encoding ACP S-malonyltransferase gives MKIALMLAGQGTKISEEVKEAWLKNKLTLKWIEQAETQLQEPIREWFCSDLSQDTRKAQLATYVGSMCMYQLYREHVGLYPSIVLGHSLGELTALTIAGAISYSEGLKLVDVRGTAMKKAIDTQESTGMTAVFASPEKVEAWLSDRQDIYIANYNSSKQTVIAGKKADLQDFVKQNKVESVPLGVSGAFHTHYMQAAADEVYNQLNSFSFNPYWSTEVISNEFARPYQPLNIQKGISSQMVNPVCWTQSVDYAVKQGIQVFIDLSPNGMFVKMLGNQVQVHALHNEEQLTKLSNELKDDIEVNKHYSVFSRALGIIVSTKNNNEDPEAYENIVISGYNQIKSQIGKEATAEDVEKTLSLLELILRTKKVPEEQIMHYRNKLAWKAG, from the coding sequence ATGAAAATTGCATTAATGTTGGCAGGACAAGGAACTAAAATTAGCGAGGAAGTAAAGGAGGCATGGCTGAAGAATAAACTAACACTAAAATGGATTGAGCAAGCAGAGACACAGCTGCAGGAGCCGATCCGAGAGTGGTTCTGTTCTGATCTAAGCCAAGACACACGAAAAGCACAATTGGCAACCTATGTAGGGTCCATGTGCATGTATCAATTGTACCGGGAACATGTGGGTTTATATCCTAGCATCGTTCTTGGACACAGCCTGGGTGAGCTTACAGCACTAACCATTGCAGGTGCTATAAGCTATAGTGAAGGACTAAAACTGGTAGATGTGCGAGGAACTGCCATGAAAAAAGCAATTGATACACAAGAAAGTACGGGCATGACAGCTGTGTTTGCTTCCCCGGAGAAGGTTGAAGCGTGGTTGAGTGATAGACAAGATATCTATATAGCCAATTACAATTCTTCTAAGCAAACGGTCATTGCGGGTAAGAAGGCTGATCTGCAGGACTTCGTCAAACAAAACAAGGTAGAGTCTGTTCCTTTAGGAGTTAGTGGCGCTTTTCATACTCATTACATGCAGGCCGCAGCAGACGAAGTTTACAATCAGTTGAACAGTTTTTCGTTTAACCCATATTGGAGTACTGAAGTCATTAGCAATGAATTCGCAAGACCGTATCAGCCGTTGAATATTCAGAAGGGGATATCCAGTCAGATGGTAAATCCCGTCTGCTGGACACAGTCTGTAGATTATGCCGTGAAGCAGGGCATACAAGTATTCATTGATTTATCCCCGAACGGAATGTTTGTCAAAATGCTTGGAAATCAGGTCCAAGTCCATGCCCTCCACAACGAAGAGCAACTCACTAAGCTTAGTAATGAACTGAAAGACGATATCGAAGTTAATAAACACTACAGTGTCTTTTCTCGAGCGCTAGGAATTATTGTCTCGACCAAAAATAATAATGAAGATCCGGAAGCATATGAGAATATTGTGATTAGTGGATATAACCAGATCAAATCACAGATTGGAAAAGAGGCAACGGCTGAGGATGTAGAAAAAACGTTATCCTTGCTGGAGCTCATTCTTCGGACGAAAAAAGTTCCAGAGGAACAAATCATGCATTATCGTAACAAGTTAGCCTGGAAAGCGGGATAA
- a CDS encoding condensation domain-containing protein, with translation MMLKPASDSEKRIINSSLLNPTAYNIPMIVKFGKGLNIAKMYNLLTLYFEQFDIFRTSYRIASDIERWITAAVPTIEICSQSVFEPQAMLDAHLISVEDKELVKIVLCKVADETNDYLFVNVHHALLDGLSINLFLQDVIAAYLADEPLTFQCSLVDEHTDSTISSQRNTVDFGEYEGFKSRLLNKQIEHVNYRSETVKLGSMVKHKYTDFSLCLTAFAISVAAWLNHNSVYVAYPYLGRNQTNFRALGNFVQLVPFHKRFDTQNHSSVEQLTAEVQQQIFKDLTTSSHYDAVRYQESMKCMNIFRDIIFDYKSGSLIETTLSHEHEITLHEIETYRDEKYGLHFSIYKQMNELHITMISSEYSSEDMEQLLSIFGRNVHALYADTEIRLDQMLRLKDETETDGDNASPSIVLREDNYEVIYKEVSGMVCTLLNEQTVLAEESFFDLGMDSTLLVKFKKEYENNSK, from the coding sequence ATGATGTTAAAGCCGGCTAGTGATAGTGAAAAAAGAATTATTAATAGCAGTTTACTGAATCCTACGGCTTATAATATTCCCATGATTGTGAAGTTTGGGAAAGGGCTCAATATTGCCAAAATGTATAATTTGCTTACATTGTACTTTGAACAATTCGATATTTTCCGGACCTCCTATCGAATTGCTTCTGATATTGAGAGATGGATCACGGCAGCTGTACCTACAATTGAAATTTGCTCACAGTCTGTGTTTGAACCTCAAGCGATGCTTGATGCTCACTTGATATCGGTGGAAGATAAAGAGTTAGTCAAAATTGTATTATGTAAGGTGGCTGATGAAACCAATGATTACCTTTTTGTTAATGTACATCATGCGTTACTTGATGGCTTAAGTATTAATCTATTTTTGCAAGATGTAATTGCAGCATATCTCGCGGATGAGCCATTGACCTTCCAATGCAGTTTGGTGGATGAACATACGGATTCTACTATTAGCTCACAGCGTAATACAGTTGATTTTGGAGAATATGAAGGATTTAAATCTCGATTGCTCAACAAACAAATTGAGCATGTGAACTATCGAAGTGAAACTGTGAAACTGGGGAGTATGGTCAAACACAAATACACGGATTTCTCTTTATGTCTGACTGCTTTTGCAATTAGTGTGGCCGCCTGGCTGAACCATAATTCCGTGTATGTGGCTTATCCGTATCTGGGTAGAAATCAGACCAATTTTAGAGCACTTGGAAACTTTGTTCAGTTAGTTCCTTTTCATAAGAGGTTTGATACACAGAATCATTCAAGCGTTGAGCAGCTCACTGCAGAAGTTCAACAACAGATATTCAAGGATCTGACAACGAGCAGCCATTATGATGCTGTGAGATATCAGGAGTCCATGAAATGTATGAACATTTTTCGGGATATCATATTTGACTACAAATCAGGAAGTCTGATCGAGACTACGCTTAGTCATGAGCATGAAATAACACTCCATGAAATCGAGACATATCGCGATGAAAAGTATGGTCTTCACTTCTCGATATATAAACAAATGAATGAACTTCATATAACAATGATATCTAGTGAATATAGTTCGGAAGACATGGAACAACTGTTATCTATTTTTGGTCGTAATGTTCATGCATTATACGCTGATACGGAAATAAGGCTGGATCAAATGTTGCGTTTGAAAGATGAAACTGAGACAGATGGAGATAACGCTTCTCCAAGCATTGTCTTAAGAGAAGATAACTATGAAGTTATATACAAAGAGGTATCCGGGATGGTATGTACATTGCTGAATGAGCAGACTGTACTTGCAGAAGAGAGCTTTTTTGATCTTGGTATGGATTCGACACTCTTGGTAAAGTTCAAAAAAGAATACGAGAACAATTCAAAGTGA
- a CDS encoding non-ribosomal peptide synthetase — translation MNVLEELDWSFNTYKEKIAIKDSSKTLTYGQLDMLTARVAEHLMWQKIANEDVVTIEAEDKFEAIILILGVVRAGAAYCVIPQDYPDDRKNKMRTKVNGKVILRSLDEIEKQACARENVVQDVLEVKHASRPNNSLLYIIFTSGSTGEPKAVAIEDRSIEKIVRQKEFYQGNVIGQFAPLEFDASVYEIFGGLLNGMTVRMVSKDDSLDFDIIPEILTEIDTVFLTTRLFNLYVEECVEDLGKLQLILTGGERASIKHLHEAAQYCNVYNMYGPTETTVFATRYKVKGDETEIPIGKMFDQGNYLILDESGIPVNRGEQGQLLLSDSGLMRGYIDNDQANQKAFAYWEGQRYYRTGDVVCEGTDGELNYIERIDRQVKVSGYRIELGEIERCAYNYGLNKECLAHYDGKRLYLFVTDMIELEPFRQHLRNILPDYMIPTVKVVGKIPMNNNGKTDMQAMNQHKDQESNSVNKVAEVMTSVLQSELIMNKTFLELGGDSIKAMEVIWKLGGEGYPIDLDMLFTRTLGEIVNDVKAG, via the coding sequence TTGGAGTTTCAATACGTATAAGGAGAAAATAGCCATTAAGGATTCCTCAAAGACGCTTACGTATGGTCAATTGGATATGCTAACAGCCAGGGTAGCAGAACATTTAATGTGGCAAAAAATAGCCAATGAAGATGTGGTGACTATTGAGGCGGAGGATAAGTTCGAGGCGATCATTCTCATACTTGGAGTTGTCCGAGCGGGGGCTGCATATTGCGTCATCCCACAAGACTATCCTGACGATCGTAAAAATAAAATGCGTACTAAAGTGAATGGCAAAGTCATACTTCGTAGTCTTGATGAAATAGAGAAGCAAGCATGTGCTCGTGAAAATGTGGTACAAGACGTATTGGAGGTAAAGCATGCTTCTCGCCCAAATAACAGTCTTTTATACATTATCTTCACTTCTGGATCAACTGGTGAGCCTAAGGCTGTGGCTATTGAAGATAGATCTATTGAAAAAATTGTGAGGCAAAAGGAATTCTATCAAGGCAATGTCATTGGTCAATTTGCTCCTCTTGAATTCGATGCATCCGTCTACGAAATTTTTGGCGGATTACTAAATGGAATGACAGTTAGAATGGTGAGTAAGGACGATAGTCTTGACTTTGATATCATTCCAGAGATTTTGACAGAGATTGATACCGTATTCCTGACAACACGATTGTTCAATCTATACGTTGAAGAATGTGTGGAGGACCTGGGTAAACTACAACTCATTTTAACGGGTGGTGAACGTGCTTCCATCAAACATCTGCATGAAGCGGCCCAATATTGTAATGTGTACAATATGTATGGGCCAACGGAGACAACAGTCTTTGCCACCCGATACAAAGTAAAAGGGGATGAAACAGAGATTCCGATTGGGAAGATGTTTGACCAGGGGAATTATCTCATTCTGGATGAAAGTGGTATACCGGTGAACCGCGGAGAACAAGGGCAATTATTATTATCTGACTCCGGATTGATGAGAGGATACATTGACAATGATCAAGCGAATCAAAAAGCATTTGCGTACTGGGAGGGGCAACGCTATTATCGGACAGGCGATGTTGTTTGTGAAGGTACAGATGGAGAATTGAACTATATCGAGCGCATAGATCGGCAGGTTAAAGTCTCTGGATATCGGATTGAACTTGGTGAGATTGAACGTTGTGCATACAACTATGGCCTAAATAAAGAGTGTCTGGCTCATTACGATGGTAAACGGCTTTATCTATTTGTTACGGATATGATTGAACTCGAACCATTCCGCCAGCATCTTCGCAATATATTACCAGATTATATGATACCAACAGTTAAGGTGGTGGGCAAAATCCCGATGAATAACAATGGTAAAACAGACATGCAAGCAATGAACCAGCATAAAGATCAGGAGTCCAATAGTGTAAACAAGGTTGCAGAAGTAATGACAAGTGTACTCCAAAGTGAGCTAATCATGAATAAGACCTTTTTGGAACTGGGTGGTGACTCTATTAAAGCAATGGAAGTCATCTGGAAACTAGGAGGAGAGGGTTATCCGATAGATCTGGATATGCTATTTACACGCACCTTAGGAGAGATCGTGAATGATGTTAAAGCCGGCTAG